TTGGCCGAGCTTGTCGTAGTCTTTGCTGCCCTTGGCAATGTCGAGATTTTCTTCGGCTATCGCAGAATCCAGATATTGCTGCACGAAGCTGTGGTTGCCGTCAGCGATGGCGGCTTTGAACATACCGAGGGCTTGCTGGCGGTTGTCTTTCAGGCCGCCATGGAGGCATTGAGCATAAACCCCGCCCTTTGATCTGGCGCGAACGTCGTCGTCCAGATCCAGGCATTGTTCATAGAAGGCTCGAGCGATCCTTGTAATCTGGTTCGGTTTCAGCATGGGGTTCTCCCGAAGCGTCCTGAACCCGGTATAGGCGATTTGGCGAAGCTGTAAAGCGCGGAATCGGGCTTCCCTTTGGCTTGCCGTTCCCAACGACCGTTTGAGTTCCCGCCGACCGAAAAGGCCGATCAAATCGTCGGGCACCCGGATGCGGAAATAGTAGCGGCTGCCACGTCTGGCGATGTGCGTTTCCAGGCCCATGTGTACCACCTCTGTGTACCAGTGGTGAGGCCGTCCAGGTTTTGTGCCGGAAACGCATTGTAAATCAAGATATTGTGGGTCATTTGGCGGAGAGAGAGGGATTCGAACCCTCGGTACGGGTTTACCCCGTACAACGGTTTAGCAAACCGTCGCCTTCAGCCGCTCGGCCATCTCTCCGCAAGGCCACAGCTTCTAACCGACCCGCCCTTTGCCGTCAATGTCCTTGGTCCCTTTTCCGGGCATCAGGCACGGATAACAGGGGGCGAAAGCGGGAGGCGGGGAGGCGCCCGACCGGCTCAAACCGTCGACAGCGCGTTCTGCATCACCCAGGCCAAGGCATTCAGGCGCTTGAAACCGTCTTTCAGATAGGATCGTTCGGCCCGGCTCATGATCTTGGGATCGACCCGGTTGGAAAGTTCCAGGCCATTGTTGAGATCTGCCAATTGCTGACGAATTTGCAGGCCGATCATGAAGTCGTGCAGGCGCGACAGCGCCGCCGCCTCGTCGTCGCTCATATGCCCGCCCTTGGCAAGAGCGGCCAAACGTTCGCGCGTCGATTGGGCCTCGATGTGGTGTTTGACGGCCAGAACGCGCACGGCGCCCACCAGCAAAAGCAGGCCCGACATCTTGATGTCGAAGCGCCCCTCGACGGTCTTGATTTGCCCGAACAGTCCCAGGGGCGGGCGCATTTCGGCGGCCGAGCCAGCCAGCAGATGCAAGAATGGACCCGGTTTCCCCGCCCGCTCCAGCAGATGGGCGCGCAAGGGGTCGGCCAGATTTTGCGAGCCATAGACCGGCTTGAAATCGATGAAGATATCGATATTCAGAACGTCCTCGCCCTTGGCTTCGCGCATCCAGCGGTCGATTTCGGCCTTCCAGCCGTCGACCGAGCGCCGCCATTGCGTGTTCACGCACATCACGCCGCCCTTGCATTTGGGCACGCCCGCCTCGTCCAGCATGTCGCAGATGCGCCTGCTGATCTCGCCGTACCAGGGATCGGCTTCGGGACCGCCGTCATAGATGATGGCGTTGTCCTGATCCGCCTTGAACAAGGATTCGCCGCGCCCGCCGGACCCCAAAATCAGCAGGCAGCCGGGAACCGGCGGGCCGCCCCAGCCGTCTTCGGCCATGGCCTGCTCCGCCAATTCGGCGGCGCGCGCGGTAATGTCGCGCAGAACGGTGCTGACCACATTGGCGATGCCGGTCGGCTCGACGCCTTCTTCAAGCAGCGCTTTCGCAAGGGTGGGAACCTTGGCATGCGCCGCCGCCAGCGCCTTGGAGTCGGGCGCGCTGGCGATCTCGTCGCCCAGCGCCAGCGCCGACCCGGCGCGCAATTTCAAAAGCGAGCGGGCCGAAACCATGCCGACCGGACGTCCCAGTCGATCGACGACGCACAGATGGCGAATCTTCAAACGGTCCATGCGCCCCAGGGCCACGAAGACCAGCGCTTCTTCCTTGACGGTGGCGACCGGCGAACTCATGACGGCGCTTAGGGGCTGATGCATGCCGATGCTGCCCGTTTGCGCCACGGCGCGCAGCACGTCGCGTTCGGTGACGATTCCCAGGGCGGTCCCTTCGGGGCCGGTGACCATGATCGAGCTGATGCCGCGCTCGGCCATGATGCGCGCCGCTTCGACCAGGGTGGCCTTGGGTTCGATGGTGATCACCGGGGCGGTCATCACCTCGGCAACCTTATGCCGATAGGGGAAACTGTCGATGCGCTCCAAGGACGAGGTATCAAGTTTCATGTTTCTGAGTTCCCCTAAAGTCCTTCGACAATACGCGAAGGATCACACCGCTGTTCAAGCGTTTCGCGAAAAGTGGCGGCTCCGAAATGGAGCAGACCATCGATAACCTCAAAATCGTCGCCGCGCAAAGTTTCGTGGATGGGCAGCGAGTCATAGATAGGTTTGCAACTCATGGTAACCTGATCAACCGCCCGGCCGGGCGGGGCAAGGCGGGCATGCCCCAATCTTTCGGCGAACAGGCGCTTGAATTCGGAAAAGTCGTGCTGGGTCTCTTGCTTGTCCAGGGTGCGGACGTAAACATCCTCAAGCCAAGTCCAGAGCTTTTCCTGGGCCAGTCCATCCTGGGGGCGCAGATACGCTTCCACGATCATGCACAAATCGGCCAGCAGCATGGCGAAGGCGTTCCACCGGCAGACCTCAAGGGCGTCCAGGAACATCTTTTCGCGAAACAGAAAGCGAGCATTGCTTCCGGCTTTCGTATGGCAAAAGCCCACCGTCGACCTTTGGGAAAGCCTGGAAGTTTCTACGGACAGTAAATCCGCCAGTAACTCGGGAGTGTCCACCCGGCCCGGAAACAACCAATTCTTGATACGGCTTAACATAAGGATTTCCTAAAGTTCCCCGACGCTTCGTAGTATCCACAATGTCTCAAAGTGCATTCGATTTCTAGTGCTTGTTAACCAGGATGGCTCGTGATATCAACATTGCACAAACAAAGAAAACAAATGTCGCACTGAGGAGGTAAACGCAAACTCACGCCATTAATCTGTCCGCGCCTAATGCGGCAGGTGGGCTGCACAATCATCTCACGTTTGTTTTTTTTAACAGAGCCGATCCAAGGGCTTCGCTCAAGAGCGTCCTGGATCATGAACGAGTCAACTTGAGTGGAGAAGGAGCGTCTCAAGATGTCGGAATTTACTCCCGAAAAGGCCAAGGCCCATTGGGCCAAGACGTCGGGGCTAATGTGGACGATGCTGGCAATTTGGTTTTTCTTCAGCTTCGTGGTTCACATGTTTGCCCCCAGCCTGAACGCAATCAAGATCCTCAGCTTCCCCTTGGGCTTCTATATGGCCGCCCAGGGTTCGCTGATCGCCTTCGTTGTGGCAATTTTCTGGTACGCCAAGCGCCAGGACGCCATTGACGAAGAATTCGGCGTCGCCGAAGACTGATACGGTAAGGAGACAACGTCACATGGCTGCTAAAAGCAACAGTTTCATCGATAATCTGGGTAAGATCTACGCCTATTACACCGGCGGGTTCGTTGCCTTCACCATCATCCTGGCCATCCTGGAACAAATGGGTGTGCCCAACGCCATCATCGGCTACGCCTTCGTCTTTCTGACGGTGGCCGTCTACGCGCTGATCGGCGTGCTCTCGCGCACGGCGGAAGTGTCGGAATATTACGTGGCAGGCCGAGTCGTGCCCGCCTTCTACAACGGCATGGCGACCGGCGCCGACTGGATGAGCGCCGCCTCGTTCATCGGCATGGCGGGCACTTTGTACGTGATGGGCTATGACGGCTTGGCCTTCGTGCTGGGTTGGACTGGCGGTTACGTGCTGGTGGCCATTCTGCTGGCTCCGTATCTGCGCAAGTTCGGCCAATACACGGTTCCCGACTTCCTGGGCGCCCGCTTTGGCGGCAACTTGGCCCGTTCGATCGGCGTGATCGTGCTGATCACCGCTTCCTTCGCTTACGTCGTGGCGCAGATTTTCGGCGTCGGCATCATCGCATCGCGCTTCTTGGGCATTTCGTTCGAGTTCGCGGTGTTCGTTGGTCTGGCCGGCATTCTGGTCTGCTCGATGCTGGGCGGCATGCGCGCCGTCACTTGGACCCAGGTGGCTCAGTACATCATTCTCATCACCGCCTACCTGATCCCCGTGGTCTGGATGTCGGTGAAGGTGACGGGCGTTCCCATCCCCGAGCTGATGTATGGTCAGGCGTTGGAAATCATCGCCACCAAGGAGCAGGAACTGGGAATCTTAAAGGGTCATGCCATGGCGTTTGTGAACGCCAAGGGTGAATACGACTTCACCTCGGCCATGAACTTCTTCACCCTGATCCTCTGCTTGATGATCGGCACCGCCTCTCTGCCTCACATTCTGATGCGCTACTTCACCACGCCTAGCGTGAAGGCCGCTCGTCAGTCGGTGGGTTGGAGCTTGTTCTTCATCTTCCTGCTTTACTTCACGGCGCCTTCCTATGCCGCGTTCGCCAAGCTGGAAGTGTACCAGAACGTGGTGGGCCTCAGCATGGAAAGCCTGCCCGCCTGGATTGCGAACTGGGGCAAGGTTGGTCTGGTCGGCGCCTGTGATGCCGCCAATGCCGCCGAGCTATTTTCGATCTGTAAGGGTGTGGCCGGCAATGCCGACGGCATCTTGCAGTTGGCCGAGTTCAAGATCCATCCGGACGCCATCGTGTTGGCGACCCCGGAAATCGCGGGCCTGCCCTATGTGGTTTCGGGCCTGGTGGCCGCCGGTGGTCTTGCCGCCGCGCTCTCCACCGCCGATGGATTGTTGCTGGCGATCGCCAATGCGCTCAGCCACGACGTCTATTACCGCATGATCGACCCCAAGGCCGATACGAAGAAGCGTTTGATCGTCAGCCGCGTGCTGCTGATCGGCGTGGCCATCGTGGCGGCCTATGTGGCGGCTCAGAAGCCTTCGACCATCCTGGCGATGGTTGCCTGGGCCTTCTCGATCGCCGCATCGGGCTTGTTCCCGGCGCTGGTCATGGGCATTTGGTGGAAACGCACCAGCAATATCGGTGCGGTTGCGGGCATGGTCGTCGGTTTCGGCGTGTGCCTGTACTACCTGATCATGACCCAGTTCTATGGCATGCCGCTGTGGTTCGGCATCAAGAACATCTCTTGCGGCATGTTCGGCATCCCTGCGGCGTTCATTGTGACGTTCGTGGTGAGCCTGGTGACGCCTGCTCCTTCCAAGGAAATGCAGGACTTCATCGACAGCATCCGCGTTCCCAAGGGCGATGTCCGTCTGGCCGATGCCAGCGCGGATATCGACCACTAAGGGTCAAGAGTGCTAGTCTTGCGGGGCCCCTTCGGGGGCCCCGTTTTTTTTGAAGAGAGTTAGGGAATGCAAGGCAACGAATATTTCTGGAGCCATCTGCCCTTCTGGATCGTCATGTACGGTTTGGCCGTGGTGGCCTGGACCTGTCTGGGCCGTTTCGTTTTGGCCATCTTCGTCAAGGACTCGTCGAAGAACTATATCCTGCGCTGGTTCGAGCGCCTGACCGACTGGCCGATTGCCCTGATCGACTTGATCACGCCCAGGGCCGTGGCGCGCGGCCTGATGCCGTTGGTGACGGCGATCTGGTTCTTTCTGCTGCGCTTCATCGCCTTCATGGTCTTTCTCAATGCGGGCATGTTGCCCAAGATGGGAGTTTCGCCATGAGCCGCCAACACACGATGATGGGAATCTTGCTGCTCTGCCTGGGCAACGGTTTCATTTCCCCCCTGGTGATCATCGCCTATATGTGGGCGCCTTTCTGGTTTCCCAGCATCATTCCCATGAAGCAGGAATACCATCTGATCGGCTCCACGATGATCGTGGGCGTGCTGTCGATTTTGATCTCGGGGGTTCCGGCGGCTCTGTTCGAGCGCATCACCGGCCGCCAGGAAAGCGATTCGACGTCGCTGTACGTCTGGCTGGGCAGCGCGGTGCTGATCACCTTGCCGGGTTTGCTGCGGTTTATTTAGTCTGAAAAACGTCATGGCCGGACTTGATCCGGCCATCCATCTGGACCCCCGGGTCAGGCCCGGGGGTGACGGTAAAATGTGCCAATGGCGCCAATCTCACTCCACCACGATTTTAGGGGCGTGGCGGGCCGTCTTGCCGCTTTGGATCAAGAGCACCTTGTCCCACACTTTCTTGGCGATGGCGCGATAGGCTTCGGCGTGCGGGCTTTCGGGCTTCGAGGCCACGATGGGCTGGCCGCCGTCCGAGGTTTCGCGGATTTCGATATCCAGCGGCACTTCGCCCAGGAAGTCGCAGCCCAGGCGGGCGGCTTCCGACTTGGCGCCGCCATGGCCGAAGATATGCGCCTCGTGTCCGCATTTCGGGCAGTGGTAGTAGCTCATATTCTCGATCAGGCCCAAAACCGGCACTTCGACCTTGCGGAACATGTTCAGGCCTCGGCGGGCATCCAGCAGGGCGATGTCTTGGGGCGTCGAAACGATGACGGCGCCGGTCAGCGGCACCTTCTGGCTGATGGTCAATTGCGTGTCGCCGGTGCCGGGCGGCATATCGATCAGCATGACGTCCAACGCGCCCCATTCGACGTCGCGCAGCATTTGCTCCAGGGCGCCCATCACCATGGGGCCGCGCCAGATGACCGGCGCGTCTTCGGGCACCAGGAAGCCCATCGACATGCAGGCCACGCCATGATTGTGCAGGGGCAGGATCGACTGGCCGTCTTCCGACATGTCGGGCTGCTTGTCGATTCCCAGCATGCGCGGCATCGAGGGGCCATAAATGTCGGCGTCGAACACGCCCACCTTCAAGCCCATGCCAGCCAGCGCCAACGCCAGATTGACCGTGGTGGTCGATTTGCCGACGCCGCCCTTGCCCGAAGCCACGGCGATGATGGATTTCACATGAGGAACCAAGGGCTTCTCGGCCTCGGCGGCGTGGCCGTGCCCATGCCCATGCCCATGCCCATGCCCATGGCCGCCCTGTCCCTGGCCGTTGCCCTTCTTGCGCTCGCCGGTCAACACAGCCTGAACGGTCAGGACGCCCGGAAGCGCGTGGACGGCCTTTTCGGCCTCCTGGCGCACGGATTCCATGGATTTTGCCCTGGCGGGGTCGATTTCGATGGCGAAGGCGACATGGCCATCCTTGATGGCGACGCCTGAAATCATGCCCAGGCTGACCAGATCGGCGCCTTTCTCGGGGTCCTTAATCGCAGACAGCGCCTTCAAAAGAGCTTCCTGGGTCACGTCGGACATGCTTGAAACCTCCCACAACTTGCCGATATAGGTTATTCCGGTGCCTGCCGTTGCTAAAGGCCCGGCTGGTGTCATATAAGGCGCTTCTGATATTTTGCAAAGGCGCAATCGGAAAAAGGATCATACAGATGGCATTGAATTCCGGCGGCGGCGGTCCTTGGGGCGGCGGAAGTGGCGGTAGCGGCGGCGGAAGCGGCGGCGGCGGCGGTCCCTGGGGCAGCGGCGGCGGCGGCAATAATGGCGGTTGGGGTGGCAATCCTTGGGGACGCGGCAACGGCCCCGGCGGCCAGATGCCAGATCTTGACGATCTGATCAGAAAGGGCCGCGACCGTTTCAATGGCCTGTTCTCCAATGGATTCAAGGGGATTGGCGTTCTGGCGGCCATTCTGGTGGCTGGCTGGCTGGCCACCGGCCTTTACCGCGTACAGCCCGATGAGCAGGGCGTCGTGGTCGTCTTCGGCCAATGGACCGACACGACCCAACCCGGCCTGCATTACAATTGGCCCTCGCCGATCGGCAAGGTTTACAAGCCCAAGGTGACGCGTTCGAACCGGGTCGAGGTGGGTTTCCGCTCGACGGCGGAGCGAAGCAACAAAAGCACCAGCGTCAACAGCAACGTCAATGAAGAAAGCCTGATGCTGACCGGCGACGAAAACATCGTCGACATCGATTTCATCGTGCTGTGGAAGATCAAGGATGCCGGACAGTTCCTGTTCAAGATCCGCGATCCGCAGGGCACCGTGAAGGTGGCCGCCGAAAGCGCCATGCGCGAAGTGATCAGCCAGACCCCCATCCAGATGGCCTTGACCGAGGGACGGCGCCAGGTTGAGCAACAGACGCGCGGCCTGCTGCAAGACATGCTGGATTCGTACGAGTCGGGCATCGAGGTCATGGAAGTGCAGATGCAGAAGTCGGACCCGCCCGCCCAGGTGGTGGACGCCTTCAACGACGTGCAGCGCGCCAAGGCCGACCGCGAGCGCTTGAGCAACGAGGCCGAGGCTTACCGCAACGACATCATCCCCAAGGCTCGAGGCGACGCTGAGAAACTGCTGCAAGAATCGCAGGCCTACAAGGAGCAGGTCGTCAATATCGCCCAAGGCGAGGCCAGCCGCTTCCTGTCGGTCTACAACGCCTATGTCAAGGCGCCCAACGTCACGTCGCAGCGCATCTACTACGAAAACATCGAGCAGATTTTGCATGGAACCAACAAATTGATCATCGATCCAAGCGCCGCCAAATCGGGCGTGCTGCCCTATCTGCCCTTGAACGAGTTGAAGGCCAAACCCGAAGGCGCCCAGGGAGGCAAGCCATGAACCGCACCTTAGGAATCGCCGGCGCCGCCTTCATCGTTCTGGGCATTCTGGCCTGGGACTCGCTGTTCATCATCGCGCAGCAAGAACAGGCCATTATCCGCCAATTGGGCGCGCCCAAGCGCCTGATCCAGGAACCGGGCCTGAAGATGAAGCTGCCGTTCTTCCAGGACGTGGTCATCTATGACAAGCGCCTCTTGGATATGGACCCGCCCGCCGAGCAGGTGATCTTGTCCGACCAAAAGCGATTGGACGTCGACACCTACACCCGCTACCGCATCTCGGATCCCTTGAAGTTCTTCCAGTCGCTGGGCACCGAAGAGGCGGCGCGCTCGCAGCTTCGCCAGATCGTCAGTTCGGCGCTGCGCGGCGTGTTGGGCAACATCACCATGTCCAGCCTGCTGTCGGCCGAGCGTTTGAAGATCATGAACGAGATACAACAGCAGACCAACACCAACGCCGAGCGTTTCGGCATTCAGGTGGTGGATGTGCGCATCCGAAGGGCCGATCTGCCCGAAGAGACCAGCCAGGCCATCTACGAGCGCATGAAGTCGGAACGCGAACGCGAAGCCCGCGAGAACCGCGCCCAGGGTTCCGAACGCGCCCAACAGATTAGGTCCAGGGCAGAACGCGAACGCACGGTCATTCTGGCCGAAAGCCAGAAAATGGCCCAGATCACCAAGGGCCAGGGCGACGCGGAAGCCAACCGCATCTATGCCGAGGCCTATGGCCGCGATCCGCAATTCTTCTCATTCTACCGGGCCATGCAGTCTTATCGCCAAGCCATCGGCGACAAGGACACCACGCTGATCTTGTCGCCCGATAGCGACTTCTTCAAATATCTGATGGGCCCAAGCGGAGCGGGCCGGGCCAGATAACCGCAATTTCGCCATCTTTTAGGTATTAGGGTATAAGGCCCGATATGGGTTTGACGTGAGGGTTCGGTAGACATCATGAAGACTTGCGGACTATTGAAGCCATTGGCGCGTG
This sequence is a window from Alphaproteobacteria bacterium. Protein-coding genes within it:
- a CDS encoding CBS domain-containing protein yields the protein MKLDTSSLERIDSFPYRHKVAEVMTAPVITIEPKATLVEAARIMAERGISSIMVTGPEGTALGIVTERDVLRAVAQTGSIGMHQPLSAVMSSPVATVKEEALVFVALGRMDRLKIRHLCVVDRLGRPVGMVSARSLLKLRAGSALALGDEIASAPDSKALAAAHAKVPTLAKALLEEGVEPTGIANVVSTVLRDITARAAELAEQAMAEDGWGGPPVPGCLLILGSGGRGESLFKADQDNAIIYDGGPEADPWYGEISRRICDMLDEAGVPKCKGGVMCVNTQWRRSVDGWKAEIDRWMREAKGEDVLNIDIFIDFKPVYGSQNLADPLRAHLLERAGKPGPFLHLLAGSAAEMRPPLGLFGQIKTVEGRFDIKMSGLLLLVGAVRVLAVKHHIEAQSTRERLAALAKGGHMSDDEAAALSRLHDFMIGLQIRQQLADLNNGLELSNRVDPKIMSRAERSYLKDGFKRLNALAWVMQNALSTV
- a CDS encoding DUF4212 domain-containing protein: MSEFTPEKAKAHWAKTSGLMWTMLAIWFFFSFVVHMFAPSLNAIKILSFPLGFYMAAQGSLIAFVVAIFWYAKRQDAIDEEFGVAED
- a CDS encoding cation acetate symporter — its product is MAAKSNSFIDNLGKIYAYYTGGFVAFTIILAILEQMGVPNAIIGYAFVFLTVAVYALIGVLSRTAEVSEYYVAGRVVPAFYNGMATGADWMSAASFIGMAGTLYVMGYDGLAFVLGWTGGYVLVAILLAPYLRKFGQYTVPDFLGARFGGNLARSIGVIVLITASFAYVVAQIFGVGIIASRFLGISFEFAVFVGLAGILVCSMLGGMRAVTWTQVAQYIILITAYLIPVVWMSVKVTGVPIPELMYGQALEIIATKEQELGILKGHAMAFVNAKGEYDFTSAMNFFTLILCLMIGTASLPHILMRYFTTPSVKAARQSVGWSLFFIFLLYFTAPSYAAFAKLEVYQNVVGLSMESLPAWIANWGKVGLVGACDAANAAELFSICKGVAGNADGILQLAEFKIHPDAIVLATPEIAGLPYVVSGLVAAGGLAAALSTADGLLLAIANALSHDVYYRMIDPKADTKKRLIVSRVLLIGVAIVAAYVAAQKPSTILAMVAWAFSIAASGLFPALVMGIWWKRTSNIGAVAGMVVGFGVCLYYLIMTQFYGMPLWFGIKNISCGMFGIPAAFIVTFVVSLVTPAPSKEMQDFIDSIRVPKGDVRLADASADIDH
- a CDS encoding Mrp/NBP35 family ATP-binding protein — translated: MSDVTQEALLKALSAIKDPEKGADLVSLGMISGVAIKDGHVAFAIEIDPARAKSMESVRQEAEKAVHALPGVLTVQAVLTGERKKGNGQGQGGHGHGHGHGHGHGHAAEAEKPLVPHVKSIIAVASGKGGVGKSTTTVNLALALAGMGLKVGVFDADIYGPSMPRMLGIDKQPDMSEDGQSILPLHNHGVACMSMGFLVPEDAPVIWRGPMVMGALEQMLRDVEWGALDVMLIDMPPGTGDTQLTISQKVPLTGAVIVSTPQDIALLDARRGLNMFRKVEVPVLGLIENMSYYHCPKCGHEAHIFGHGGAKSEAARLGCDFLGEVPLDIEIRETSDGGQPIVASKPESPHAEAYRAIAKKVWDKVLLIQSGKTARHAPKIVVE
- the hflK gene encoding FtsH protease activity modulator HflK, producing the protein MALNSGGGGPWGGGSGGSGGGSGGGGGPWGSGGGGNNGGWGGNPWGRGNGPGGQMPDLDDLIRKGRDRFNGLFSNGFKGIGVLAAILVAGWLATGLYRVQPDEQGVVVVFGQWTDTTQPGLHYNWPSPIGKVYKPKVTRSNRVEVGFRSTAERSNKSTSVNSNVNEESLMLTGDENIVDIDFIVLWKIKDAGQFLFKIRDPQGTVKVAAESAMREVISQTPIQMALTEGRRQVEQQTRGLLQDMLDSYESGIEVMEVQMQKSDPPAQVVDAFNDVQRAKADRERLSNEAEAYRNDIIPKARGDAEKLLQESQAYKEQVVNIAQGEASRFLSVYNAYVKAPNVTSQRIYYENIEQILHGTNKLIIDPSAAKSGVLPYLPLNELKAKPEGAQGGKP
- the hflC gene encoding protease modulator HflC, which encodes MNRTLGIAGAAFIVLGILAWDSLFIIAQQEQAIIRQLGAPKRLIQEPGLKMKLPFFQDVVIYDKRLLDMDPPAEQVILSDQKRLDVDTYTRYRISDPLKFFQSLGTEEAARSQLRQIVSSALRGVLGNITMSSLLSAERLKIMNEIQQQTNTNAERFGIQVVDVRIRRADLPEETSQAIYERMKSEREREARENRAQGSERAQQIRSRAERERTVILAESQKMAQITKGQGDAEANRIYAEAYGRDPQFFSFYRAMQSYRQAIGDKDTTLILSPDSDFFKYLMGPSGAGRAR